From Fibrobacter sp., a single genomic window includes:
- a CDS encoding Gfo/Idh/MocA family oxidoreductase, translating to MKNYKAILIGNGTMGKRHRSRFEANGVLFTEVLDVDAMEALRQGCWERPDFVVIASPATSHYEYAKFFLERGISVFVEKPLAVSAAEARELLELSEKNNILLFVAQSECFNPIFLNFRTHFMTELRRGKKPRLEFRREHGFTERCRDVDVSLDILVHDLSMFLTMFNFDDIQVENYKNLGNRAVMTIEVCRGEYAGVVADFIVDRNSANDVRTISVVFDDSCYSVSLANYLPNGEIAHVPDSLDNEHKFFLKLLVGACREWGKRSARIAAQVVQLVTAH from the coding sequence ATGAAAAACTACAAAGCCATTTTAATTGGAAACGGCACCATGGGTAAACGCCATCGCTCCCGTTTTGAGGCAAATGGCGTTCTATTTACAGAGGTTCTCGATGTGGACGCTATGGAAGCATTGCGTCAAGGTTGTTGGGAACGTCCAGATTTTGTAGTGATCGCGTCTCCGGCAACGTCCCATTATGAATACGCGAAGTTCTTTCTGGAACGAGGAATTTCTGTTTTTGTGGAGAAACCTCTAGCGGTATCTGCCGCAGAAGCCCGAGAATTGCTGGAACTTTCGGAGAAGAACAACATCCTCCTTTTTGTTGCGCAGTCGGAATGTTTCAATCCGATCTTCCTGAATTTTAGAACTCATTTTATGACGGAACTACGACGCGGGAAAAAGCCCCGCTTGGAATTCCGCAGGGAACACGGCTTTACGGAACGTTGCCGCGACGTGGATGTTTCCCTGGATATTTTGGTTCATGACCTGAGCATGTTCTTGACTATGTTCAATTTTGATGATATTCAGGTTGAAAATTACAAGAACCTTGGCAACAGGGCTGTTATGACTATCGAGGTGTGCCGGGGTGAGTATGCAGGCGTTGTTGCTGATTTTATCGTAGACAGAAACAGCGCGAATGATGTTCGTACAATCTCTGTGGTGTTTGATGATTCCTGTTATTCTGTCAGCTTGGCCAATTATTTGCCCAATGGTGAAATTGCCCATGTTCCAGATTCCCTGGATAATGAACACAAGTTTTTCTTGAAGCTTTTGGTTGGCGCTTGTCGCGAGTGGGGTAAACGATCTGCCCGAATTGCGGCTCAAGTCGTGCAACTGGTAACCGCCCACTAA
- a CDS encoding DUF3820 family protein: MPYGRYQGVRLCDLPEPYVVWYHTKGFPKGHLGELLGTLYEIKVNGLEYLLEPLKR; encoded by the coding sequence ATGCCCTACGGACGATATCAAGGAGTTCGTTTATGCGACTTGCCGGAACCTTACGTAGTCTGGTACCACACCAAGGGCTTTCCCAAAGGTCATCTTGGCGAACTTCTAGGAACCCTTTATGAAATAAAGGTTAATGGATTAGAATATTTATTGGAGCCTTTGAAAAGGTAA